A single genomic interval of Fructobacillus americanaquae harbors:
- the rpsH gene encoding 30S ribosomal protein S8: protein MSMTDPIADFLTRIRNANMARHASVEIPASKMKKSIAEILKQEGFIRDVEYLEDNKQGVIRVFLKYGEDQERVITGIKRVSKPGLRKYAKAEEMPKVLNGLGIAIVSTSNGVVTDKVARAKQVGGEVLAYVW from the coding sequence ATGTCTATGACTGATCCAATCGCTGATTTTTTGACTCGAATCCGTAACGCCAACATGGCGCGTCACGCTTCCGTTGAAATTCCAGCATCAAAAATGAAGAAGAGCATTGCCGAGATCTTGAAGCAAGAAGGTTTCATCCGTGATGTAGAATACTTGGAAGACAACAAGCAAGGTGTTATCCGCGTATTTTTGAAGTACGGAGAAGATCAAGAGCGTGTCATCACTGGTATTAAGCGTGTTTCAAAGCCTGGTTTGCGTAAGTACGCCAAGGCCGAAGAAATGCCAAAGGTCTTGAATGGTCTTGGTATTGCCATCGTTTCAACATCAAATGGTGTTGTAACTGATAAGGTAGCACGTGCTAAGCAAGTCGGTGGCGAAGTGCTGGCTTACGTTTGGTAA